The Saccharothrix violaceirubra genome segment CCGGGATCGACGTGGTGGGCTCGACCGGCAGCGGGTTCGAGGCCGTGCTGATCGCGGGGGAGACCCGGCCCGCCGTCGTGCTGCTCGACGATCCCGGCGACATGCCGGTCGAGTTGGTCGTCGCGCGGTCGGCGTCCGGGACGACCCGGGTGCTCGTGCTGTCGGCCGCCGCGTCCGACGAGACGGCCTACCGGCTGTTGCGCGCCGGTGCCTCGGGCCTGCTGCCGCGGTCCGCGCCCGCCGCCGGTGTCGTCGGCGCGGTCCGCGTCGTCGCGGCCGGGGGACTGCTGCTGGGCGAGACCTTCGCGCGGCGGCTCGTCGAGGGCTACACGCCCCGTCCCGTGCCGCGCGAAGATCTCGCCGATCGCCTGTCCCGCCTGACCTGCCGCGAGGTCGAGGTGCTCCGGCTGGTCGGCACGGGCCTGACCAACGCCGTGATCGCCGGCCGGTTGTCGATCAGCGAGGCGACCGTCAAGACCCACCTCAACCGGGCCATGGCCAAGCTCGACAGCACCAGCCGCGCGCAGGCGGTGGTGATCGCCTACGAGTCCGGGCTCGTCGTGCCCGGCCGGCCGATCAGCACTTCTTGAGCGAGCTGTAGGAGTTCACCTCGTTGGTGTTGTACTGGATGCCGGAGAACGAGGTGCCCGCGCCCTGGTCGTTGGCGTAGTTGTAGTTGACGTACAGGCAGAACCGGGACGAGGTGCGGTTCCAGACGCTCTGGGTGCGGTTGTCGAAGTCCTGCTGCCGCAGGTCGGGCGAGCCGATCTGGAACCAGGCCATCGGGCCCTGCCCGTTGTCGTAGTCGAACAGGCAGATGTACCCGGGGTTGCACCGGTCCCAGCCGGTGGCCGCCTGCGCGGGCGTCGCGAGGGCGAACACGGAGGCCGCCGCGGCGACGGTGACGAGTGCGTTCCTGATGAACGACATGGGTTGACGCTCCCCCTTGAGCCGAGTCGTGGTCACTCGCGGTGGACGCTATGCCGCCGTCGGGGCGAAGTCGTCAAACCAGCGTGTTACCCGCGGCTGAACCAGGGCGTTACGAACGGTCGTAGTTACTGAACGGTACGGCTGGATTTTCTTGTTCGATAAAGAGATGCTGGGGGCTCACGTGACCAGCACCGCAACGCTGCGGCTAGGCTGGCCGGTGGCTGCCGGAAGGCAAGCCCGTCCCGCATCCCCTGGCTCACCGCCAGTCGAGTATCGAGGAGACTCACCGTGACGGTTCGCGTAGGTGTCAACGGGTTCGGCCGCATCGGCCGCAACTTCTGGCGTGCCGTTCAGGCCGGCGGCCACGACATCGAGATCGTCGCGTTCAACGACCTCGGTGACGTCAAGACGATGGCGCACCTGCTCAAGTACGACTCGATCCTGGGCCGGCTGCCCGGCGAGGTGAAGGTCAACGACGAGGGCATCGAGGTCGACGGCAAGACCATCAAGGCGCTGGCCGAGCGCGACCCGGGCAAGCTGCCCTGGAAGGACCTCGGCGTCGACGTCGTCGTCGAGTCGACCGGCTTCTTCACCGACGCCACCGTCGCGCGCAAGCACGTCGACGAGGGCGGCGCGAAGAAGGTCATCATCTCGGCGCCCGCCAAGAACGAGGACCTGACGGTCGTGCTGGGCGCCAACCACGAGCAGTACGACGGCTCGCAGACCGTGATCTCGAACGCCTCCTGCACCACCAACTGCCTGGCTCCGCTGGCGAAGGTGCTGCACGACTCGTTCACGATCGAGCAGGGTCTGATGACCACGATCCACGCCTACACCCAGGACCAGAACCTCCAGGACGCGCCGCACAGCGACCTGCGTCGCGCGCGTGCCGCCGCGCTGAACATCGTGCCCACCGGCACGGGTGCCGCGAAGGCGATCGGCCTGGTCCTGCCGGAGCTGCGGGGCAAGCTCGACGGCTACGCCCTGCGCGTGCCGGTCCCGACCGGCTCGGCCACCGACCTGACCGTGACCCTCGGTCGCGAGGTGACCCTCGCCGAGATCAACGCCGCCTACCAGGCCGCCGCCGAGGGCCCGCTCAAGGGCATCCTGCGCTACAACGAGGACCCGATCGTGTCGGCGGACATCGTCACCGACCCGGCGTCCTGCATCTACGACGCGCCGCTGACCAAGGTCATCGGCCGCCAGGTCAAGGTCGTCGGCTGGTACGACAACGAGTGGGGCTACTCCAACCGCCTCGCCGACCTGGTCGACCTGGTCGCGTCGAAGCTCTGACGGCGCAAGGGAAAACACGTCAGTGAAGACTCTCAGCGACCTGCTCGCCGAGGGTGTCTCGGGTCGGCGCGTCCTCGTGCGCGCCGACCTGAACGTCCCCCTCGACGGCGACAAGATCACCGACGACGGCCGCGTCCGCGCGTCGGTGCCGACCCTCAAGGCGCTGGCCGACGCGGGTGCCCGCGTCCTGGTCGCCGCGCACCTGGGCCGCCCCCGGGGCGAGCCCGACCCCGCGTTCTCCCTCGCACCCGTCGCGGTGCGGCTCGGTGAACTGCTCGACCGCGAGGTCGTGCTCGGTACCGAGACCGCCGGCGACGGCTCCGTGGTGCTGTTGGAGAACATCCGCTTCGACGCCCGCGAGACGAGCAAGGACGCCGCCGAGCGCGAGGCGCTGGCGGACGAGTTGGCGGCCAAGGCGGACGCGTTCGTGTCCGACGGCTTCGGCGTCGTGCACCGCAAGCAGGCTTCGGTCTACGACGTGGCCAAGAAGCTCCCGCACTACGCGGGCGGTCTCGTGCTCGCCGAGGTCGAGGTGCTGCGCAAGCTCACCGACGACCTCGGGCGGCCCTACGTCGTCGTGCTCGGCGGTGCGAAGGTGTCCGACAAGCTCGGCGTCATCGCGAACCTGCTGACCAAGGTCGACCGGCTGCTCATCGGCGGCGGCATGGCCTACACGTTCCTCAAGGCCCAGGGCCACGAGGTCGGCGGCTCGCTGCTGCAGGCCGACCAGCTCGACACCGTGCGCGGCTTCCTCGCGGAGGCCGACAAGCGCGGCGTCGAACTCGTGCTGCCGGTCGACGTGCTCGCGGCCACCGGCTTCGCGGCCGACGCCGAGCACGACGTCGTGAAGACCGACGCGATCCCGGCCGACCGCATGGGCCTGGACATCGGCCCGGCGACGCGCGAGCTGTTCGCGTCGAAGCTGGCCGACGCCAAGACCGTGTTCTGGAACGGCCCGATGGGCGTGTTCGAGTTCGAGGCGTTCGCCGGCGGTACGCGTGCCGTCGCGCAGGCGCTCGTCGACAGCGGCGCGTTCACCGTGGTCGGCGGCGGCGACTCGGCCGCGGCCGTGCGCCTGCTCGGCCTGCCCGAGGACGGCTTCTCGCACATCTCCACCGGTGGTGGGGCATCCCTGGAGTTCCTCGAAGGCAAGGAACTCCCCGGCGTCTCGGTCCTGGAGTCCTGATGGCCTCGCGCCAGCCGCTCATCGCGGGCAACTGGAAGATGAACCTCAACCACCTGGAAGCGATCGCGCTCGTGCAGCGCATCGCCTTCTCCCTGCCGGAGAAGTACTACGCCAAGGTGGAGGTGGCGGTCCTGCCGCCGTTCGTCGACATCAGGTCGATCCAGACCCTGGTCGACGGCGACAAGCTGCTGCTCAAGTACGGCGCCCAGGACGTCTCACCGCACGACTCGGGCGCCTACACCGGCGACGTGTCCGGGCCGATGCTGGCCAAGCTGGGCTGCTCGTACGTGACGGTCGGCCACTCCGAGCGTCGCGAGTACCACCACGAGGACGACGCGGTCGTCAACGCCAAGGTCAAGACGGCGCTCAAGCACGGCGTGACGCCGATCTTCTGCCTGGGCGAGAAGGTGGACGTCCGCGAGGCCGGCGGGCACGTCGCGTTCTGCACGGACCAGCTGGTGGCGGGCCTGGCCGGGCTCACCGCCGAGCAGGTGCGGAACGTCGTCGTGGCCTACGAGCCGGTGTGGGCCATCGGCACCGGCAAGGTCGCCTCGTCGGCGGACGCGCAGGAGGTGTGCGCGGCGCTGCGGGCGAAGCTGGCCGAGCTGTACGGCGAGGACACGGCCGCGGTCGTGCGCGTGTTGTACGGCGGTTCGGTCAAGTCCGGCAGCATCGGCGAACTGATCGCGCAGAAGGACGTGGACGGCGCTCTCGTCGGCGGCGCGAGCCTCGACGCGGACGAGTTCACCAAGCTGTGCGCGCTCGCGGCCGGCGGCCCTCTACCCTGATGTGTTGAGACACCCCGCACACCACGTGGTCCACGGTCGGGAGCCGACCGGGTACTCTGTGGCGTCACCTGCCTGACAGCGAGGATGAAATGATCCTGTTCCTACAGATCCTGTTGATCGTCTCCAGCTTGCTGCTGATCCTGCTGGTGCTGCTGCACCGCGGTCGGGGCGGCGGTCTTTCCTCGCTGTTCGGCGGCGGCATGCAGTCGAGCTTGTCCGGGTCCAGCGTGGTGGAGAAGAACCTCGACCGGTTGACGCTCTTCGTGGGCGCGGTCTGGCTGATCGCCATCTTGGGGATCGGGCTGATGCTCAAGCTCTGATCCGGTAGTGCTGGCAATCCACGTGGTGGGGGTGTGAGGGTCGATGGCTGGTGGTAACGCGATTCGCGGTACCCGCGTCGGCGCAGGCCCGATGGGCGAATCGGAGCGCGGAGAATCCGCGCCCCGACGTCGGGTGTCGTACTGGTGTGCCAACGGACACGAATCGCGTCCGTCGTTCGCGGTCGAAGCGGAGATCCCGGAGAACTGGGACTGTCCCCGGTGCGGCCTGCCGGCCGGCCGTGACGAGCAGGCCCCGCCTGCTCCTCCGCGGAACGAGCCCTACAAGACGCACCTGGCGTACGTGAAGGAACGACGCTCCGACGCGGACGGCGAGGCGATCCTCGAAGAGGCTCTGACCAAACTGCGCAAGCAGCGCGAAGAGCCGTAATACCGCGCAGACACCAGGCCCCCGCGGACCCGTTCCGCGGGGGCCTACCCATGCCCGCCCTCCGCGAGTGCACATTTCGCGGTGTCTGAACGCACAACTCGCGGTGTCCGAACGTATAACTCGCGCCTCTCAGCGCGTGAACTGCCGCCGGATCAACAACGCCCCCGCCAACACGAAGAAGACCAGCACCACCAACGTCGAAGTGGTCCCGCTGGTCGAACTCGTGAGAGCCACATCCACCGCCCCCACCAGCACGATTCCGCAATCCGCCCGGATGACCTGACGCCCCGGCTCCAACGACGCGAACTCCACCCGGGTGCTGAACCGCCCCGCCGTATCCGCCTTCGTCGACCCCACACTCTCCCCGGACGAACTCAACTTCACGAACGCACCGGGCTCGCACCCGGTCCCCGCCGCGGTCAACGGGTCGCCGGGCTGGATGTTGTCCTTGTCCAACGTCAACGCCCCGTCCCCCTCGAACGGCAACGTCGTGGTCGGACCGACGGACGACGTCCCCGAAGGCGTCTCGGGAGCGGTCGTGGTCGAAGTACCGGTAGTGGTCGTGGTCGTGGACCCGGTCGTGGTGGTCGAACCGGGGACGGTCGTGGGCACCCGCGGGGGAGTGGTGGTGGTCGTGGTCGGCGGCACTCTGGGCGTGGTGGTCGTCGGCGGCGCCACGATCACGACGGTGAACGTCGCGCTCGACGTCACCTTGCAGCCCGGGTTGAACACCGACACGGTGTGCGCGCCCAGCGACGAACCCGACGGCACCTTCAGGGACGACGACCCGCTCGTCGTGCCCGGCACGATGTCGACCACCGAGCCGTCCCACAGGATCTGGGTCGCCCACCGCTCGCACAGCGACGGGAAACCACTCCAGGAAGCGACGAATCCGCTACCCACCGTGCCCGACCGAGGATTCGTCGACACGGACGGCGGTACCTGCGCGGATACCGGTGCAGCCACAAGAGCGGTAACGCCATAGGCGACGACACCGAGTAGAGCTAGTGTTCCTGCCGATCGCATGCCGACTCCCGGACTGTCCGCGTCCCCGAACTTCGAGGTGCCCTCTGTGAGACGCATTATGGGTGGGGTGGGTTTGC includes the following:
- a CDS encoding response regulator transcription factor, which gives rise to MVDVLVVARDEVSRAGFTTVLGAAGIDVVGSTGSGFEAVLIAGETRPAVVLLDDPGDMPVELVVARSASGTTRVLVLSAAASDETAYRLLRAGASGLLPRSAPAAGVVGAVRVVAAGGLLLGETFARRLVEGYTPRPVPREDLADRLSRLTCREVEVLRLVGTGLTNAVIAGRLSISEATVKTHLNRAMAKLDSTSRAQAVVIAYESGLVVPGRPISTS
- a CDS encoding peptidase inhibitor family I36 protein encodes the protein MSFIRNALVTVAAAASVFALATPAQAATGWDRCNPGYICLFDYDNGQGPMAWFQIGSPDLRQQDFDNRTQSVWNRTSSRFCLYVNYNYANDQGAGTSFSGIQYNTNEVNSYSSLKKC
- the gap gene encoding type I glyceraldehyde-3-phosphate dehydrogenase — protein: MTVRVGVNGFGRIGRNFWRAVQAGGHDIEIVAFNDLGDVKTMAHLLKYDSILGRLPGEVKVNDEGIEVDGKTIKALAERDPGKLPWKDLGVDVVVESTGFFTDATVARKHVDEGGAKKVIISAPAKNEDLTVVLGANHEQYDGSQTVISNASCTTNCLAPLAKVLHDSFTIEQGLMTTIHAYTQDQNLQDAPHSDLRRARAAALNIVPTGTGAAKAIGLVLPELRGKLDGYALRVPVPTGSATDLTVTLGREVTLAEINAAYQAAAEGPLKGILRYNEDPIVSADIVTDPASCIYDAPLTKVIGRQVKVVGWYDNEWGYSNRLADLVDLVASKL
- a CDS encoding phosphoglycerate kinase, whose protein sequence is MKTLSDLLAEGVSGRRVLVRADLNVPLDGDKITDDGRVRASVPTLKALADAGARVLVAAHLGRPRGEPDPAFSLAPVAVRLGELLDREVVLGTETAGDGSVVLLENIRFDARETSKDAAEREALADELAAKADAFVSDGFGVVHRKQASVYDVAKKLPHYAGGLVLAEVEVLRKLTDDLGRPYVVVLGGAKVSDKLGVIANLLTKVDRLLIGGGMAYTFLKAQGHEVGGSLLQADQLDTVRGFLAEADKRGVELVLPVDVLAATGFAADAEHDVVKTDAIPADRMGLDIGPATRELFASKLADAKTVFWNGPMGVFEFEAFAGGTRAVAQALVDSGAFTVVGGGDSAAAVRLLGLPEDGFSHISTGGGASLEFLEGKELPGVSVLES
- the tpiA gene encoding triose-phosphate isomerase: MASRQPLIAGNWKMNLNHLEAIALVQRIAFSLPEKYYAKVEVAVLPPFVDIRSIQTLVDGDKLLLKYGAQDVSPHDSGAYTGDVSGPMLAKLGCSYVTVGHSERREYHHEDDAVVNAKVKTALKHGVTPIFCLGEKVDVREAGGHVAFCTDQLVAGLAGLTAEQVRNVVVAYEPVWAIGTGKVASSADAQEVCAALRAKLAELYGEDTAAVVRVLYGGSVKSGSIGELIAQKDVDGALVGGASLDADEFTKLCALAAGGPLP
- the secG gene encoding preprotein translocase subunit SecG; this encodes MILFLQILLIVSSLLLILLVLLHRGRGGGLSSLFGGGMQSSLSGSSVVEKNLDRLTLFVGAVWLIAILGIGLMLKL
- a CDS encoding RNA polymerase-binding protein RbpA; translated protein: MAGGNAIRGTRVGAGPMGESERGESAPRRRVSYWCANGHESRPSFAVEAEIPENWDCPRCGLPAGRDEQAPPAPPRNEPYKTHLAYVKERRSDADGEAILEEALTKLRKQREEP